In a single window of the Leptolyngbyaceae cyanobacterium genome:
- a CDS encoding glycosyltransferase — protein sequence MSAKSTLIHLWFPNIFDFKGGIQTYSAFLLSALQNLYPNIRYQVFLKHDTRSSPNFSFLPSTYFNFAGTAPPILRTPYYAAQLIGQGLWQKPNLVISTHLNFTIAAYWLKRIANIPYWAVAHGVDAWNIDRPALQTALQNADLIISVSGYTRDRLLKEQNLDPRKVVLLPNTFDSSRFHIACKPEYLLKRYGLTLDNNIILTVARLDKSDGYKGYDQIIQALPEIRQQVPHVRYILVGKGNDRPRIEYLIAQLGLADCVTLTGFIPDEELNDHYNLCDVFAMPSKGEGFGIVYLEALACGKPTLGGNQDGAIDALCHGELGALVDPDNIGEIARTIGQILQHTYPNPLLYQPEMLRNKIKEIYGFEKFQQNLSKLMANWQEREH from the coding sequence ATGTCTGCTAAATCAACGCTTATCCATCTTTGGTTTCCTAATATTTTTGATTTTAAAGGAGGAATTCAAACCTACTCAGCCTTTTTGCTGTCGGCGTTACAAAATTTATACCCAAATATTCGTTATCAAGTTTTCCTCAAGCACGATACTCGCTCCTCACCCAATTTTTCTTTTTTACCTAGTACCTATTTTAACTTTGCCGGAACTGCACCACCCATTTTACGTACACCATATTATGCTGCTCAACTGATCGGACAAGGACTCTGGCAAAAGCCCAATCTAGTTATCTCCACGCATCTGAATTTCACAATAGCTGCTTATTGGTTGAAACGGATCGCCAATATTCCATATTGGGCTGTTGCTCATGGTGTAGATGCTTGGAACATCGATCGCCCAGCTTTACAAACTGCGCTCCAGAACGCCGATCTCATTATCTCTGTAAGTGGCTATACTCGCGATCGCCTTTTGAAAGAGCAAAACCTCGACCCCCGAAAAGTAGTGCTACTACCAAACACTTTTGACTCCAGCCGCTTTCATATTGCCTGTAAACCGGAGTATCTCCTCAAACGTTATGGGCTAACACTGGATAATAATATTATCCTAACAGTAGCTAGACTTGACAAGAGCGATGGATATAAAGGTTATGACCAAATTATTCAAGCTTTGCCGGAAATTCGGCAACAAGTTCCCCATGTTCGCTATATTTTGGTAGGAAAAGGAAACGATCGCCCTCGCATTGAGTATTTAATTGCACAACTTGGTTTAGCAGATTGCGTTACATTAACGGGATTCATTCCTGATGAAGAACTTAACGATCATTACAATCTCTGCGATGTTTTTGCCATGCCCAGCAAAGGAGAAGGATTTGGCATTGTTTACCTAGAAGCATTAGCTTGTGGTAAACCTACTTTAGGAGGTAATCAAGACGGAGCAATTGATGCGCTTTGCCACGGTGAATTGGGAGCTTTGGTTGACCCTGATAATATAGGAGAAATTGCTCGAACAATCGGACAAATTTTACAACATACTTATCCTAATCCCTTGCTTTATCAACCAGAAATGTTACGAAATAAAATTAAAGAAATATATGGTTTTGAAAAATTCCAACAAAACCTATCAAAATTAATGGCAAATTGGCAAGAGAGAGAGCATTAA
- a CDS encoding glycosyltransferase family 4 protein has product MEILEGEHKLHQLLTHRSGGMRNGFVKKPYSPVKLSIVTQFYPPDYAATGQLIEELANQLRQNGLHIHIFTGQPGYAFQKESAPNQEIKDRMLIRRSRTSRLWPSRIRGKAVNGLLFCVRSGLHLLKNCWRGDVLLVTTAPPFLPILGYLAYFFFGVPYVCLLYDLYPDIAIELNVIPGRHWLVRFWNALNREIWQNAQGLIVLSPSMKDRIVAKCPEVADKISVIHSWADPSWIVPIAKQNNWFAHKYNLVEKFTVLYSGNMGRCHDMETIMETARLLQDQPIQFVFIGDGAKRQLCQEQIATLGLKNCLFLPYQDKQYLPYSLTACDLSLVSISPGMEGLVAPSKLYGILAAGRPVAVLCEEHSYLRKLVEEAKCGAYFPNGDGKGLADFILQLAEDKSLASQMGKAGRHYLKSNFTLEIIAQQYSQVLDRATSSDVEPKPSIAIKEAH; this is encoded by the coding sequence ATGGAAATTCTAGAAGGGGAACATAAGTTGCACCAGTTATTGACTCATCGATCGGGTGGTATGAGGAATGGATTCGTTAAAAAACCATACAGTCCAGTAAAACTGTCGATCGTTACTCAGTTTTATCCACCCGACTACGCGGCTACCGGGCAACTCATTGAAGAGCTAGCCAACCAGTTAAGGCAAAATGGCCTTCACATACATATTTTTACCGGGCAACCCGGGTATGCCTTTCAGAAAGAATCAGCGCCTAATCAAGAGATCAAAGACAGAATGCTGATTAGGCGATCGCGCACCTCCCGGCTTTGGCCCAGTCGCATTCGAGGCAAAGCTGTCAACGGTCTTTTATTTTGCGTGCGATCGGGATTACATTTACTGAAAAACTGTTGGAGAGGAGATGTCTTACTCGTCACCACCGCACCCCCTTTCCTACCAATTTTGGGCTACCTAGCTTACTTTTTCTTTGGCGTACCTTATGTTTGCTTACTTTATGATTTGTATCCAGATATTGCTATTGAATTAAACGTTATCCCCGGTCGCCACTGGTTAGTTCGCTTCTGGAATGCCCTTAACCGGGAAATTTGGCAAAATGCCCAAGGATTGATCGTTCTCAGTCCCTCGATGAAAGACCGCATCGTAGCCAAATGTCCGGAAGTCGCTGATAAAATTTCCGTCATTCACAGCTGGGCCGATCCCAGTTGGATTGTTCCTATAGCCAAACAAAATAATTGGTTTGCTCACAAATACAATTTAGTAGAAAAATTTACAGTCCTTTACTCCGGTAACATGGGGCGCTGCCATGATATGGAAACAATTATGGAAACGGCTAGACTTTTGCAAGATCAGCCGATCCAGTTTGTTTTCATCGGTGATGGTGCAAAACGGCAACTCTGTCAAGAGCAAATAGCTACTTTAGGATTAAAAAATTGTTTATTTCTGCCTTATCAGGATAAACAGTATCTTCCCTATTCCTTGACCGCTTGTGACTTATCCTTAGTCAGTATTAGTCCGGGAATGGAAGGATTAGTTGCTCCCAGCAAACTTTACGGCATCTTAGCAGCTGGGCGTCCGGTAGCAGTGCTTTGCGAAGAACATTCTTATCTAAGAAAATTGGTAGAAGAAGCTAAATGCGGTGCTTATTTCCCAAATGGGGATGGCAAGGGGTTAGCTGATTTTATTCTTCAGTTAGCAGAAGATAAATCGTTGGCTAGCCAAATGGGTAAGGCGGGTCGTCACTACCTCAAATCTAACTTCACCTTAGAAATCATCGCCCAGCAATACTCCCAGGTATTGGATCGAGCTACATCTTCAGATGTAGAGCCAAAACCTTCGATCGCCATTAAAGAAGCACATTAG
- a CDS encoding TspO/MBR family protein — MIRSWMVIAAVAILVALASNLASPDDVKWFKRLQRPRWLTFEFAIPFIWTFIFICGGWSAYIVWEADPGSARTWWLMAFYLLVEIAIIAYTPVMFRLRSLKTGTIIGAVGSILGIILLFTAWTVSGWAALLLLPYVIWSPIGTYTTWEMIRLNPEDK, encoded by the coding sequence ATGATTAGATCCTGGATGGTAATTGCGGCGGTAGCGATATTAGTTGCTCTAGCCAGCAACTTAGCTAGCCCCGATGATGTGAAATGGTTTAAACGTTTGCAGCGCCCCAGATGGCTAACTTTTGAATTTGCAATTCCTTTTATTTGGACTTTTATTTTTATATGTGGTGGCTGGTCAGCTTATATTGTATGGGAAGCAGACCCAGGTAGCGCCAGAACTTGGTGGCTGATGGCGTTTTATTTGTTAGTGGAAATTGCCATCATTGCATACACGCCAGTCATGTTTAGACTTCGCAGCCTGAAAACTGGCACGATTATTGGTGCTGTGGGTTCTATTTTAGGAATTATTTTGCTGTTTACCGCGTGGACGGTTTCTGGATGGGCGGCTCTTTTGTTACTCCCTTATGTAATTTGGAGTCCGATCGGAACGTACACGACTTGGGAGATGATTCGCCTCAATCCAGAAGATAAGTAG
- a CDS encoding deaminase: MFNELAEYRQRLGLPAAGSETDKSTIAKIEIANQSFFGINSGSNPNPRQITFKVNPITKTHAEADAFQQVADAGIRGGKARLIVDRALCAACGIRGGVNSMAWQLGIEELEIITPSEIKTITVKPPNRRRE; encoded by the coding sequence GTGTTTAATGAACTAGCTGAATATAGACAACGCCTTGGGCTACCTGCCGCAGGTAGCGAAACAGATAAATCAACCATAGCTAAAATAGAAATAGCTAATCAAAGTTTCTTTGGCATCAATTCTGGCAGTAATCCCAATCCTCGGCAGATAACTTTCAAGGTAAATCCCATTACCAAAACTCACGCCGAAGCAGATGCTTTTCAGCAAGTAGCAGATGCAGGAATTAGAGGAGGAAAAGCTCGTTTAATTGTCGATCGCGCTCTTTGTGCTGCTTGTGGTATAAGAGGAGGTGTAAACTCTATGGCTTGGCAGTTAGGTATAGAAGAGTTAGAAATTATTACTCCTAGCGAAATCAAGACAATCACCGTTAAACCACCAAACAGAAGGAGGGAATAA
- a CDS encoding class I SAM-dependent methyltransferase encodes MSYSQRLLQQGNPLTRLAHRSRFASVLNVLENTKYKQALDYGCGDGWLLKTAYEEGVITSGIGIDVADYMLAACQEIFVDIPGFQFGRPEEIYQKVPANSCDLVFCTETLEHIGHPEKALEQILYYSQPGAKIVISVPIEIGPSLVFKQMGRYFANLRGSYGYERYKFDELFSAAILWNTNKFNSSHSIQSDYTGHKGFDYRKLEKILQEKVTIEKTVFSPFPWSGNLLNSTVIWVCRVNA; translated from the coding sequence ATGTCTTACTCTCAACGCTTATTACAACAAGGTAATCCGCTCACTCGCCTAGCTCACCGTTCCCGTTTTGCCTCTGTTTTAAACGTGCTTGAAAATACTAAATATAAGCAAGCACTGGATTATGGCTGCGGCGATGGTTGGTTACTAAAAACTGCTTATGAAGAAGGAGTGATTACTTCTGGAATCGGCATTGATGTAGCAGATTATATGTTGGCAGCTTGCCAGGAAATTTTTGTAGACATCCCGGGCTTTCAATTTGGCAGACCTGAAGAAATTTACCAGAAAGTCCCAGCCAACAGTTGCGATTTAGTTTTTTGCACTGAAACTCTCGAACATATCGGTCATCCTGAAAAAGCTTTAGAGCAAATTTTATACTATAGTCAACCGGGAGCCAAAATAGTAATTTCGGTTCCGATCGAAATCGGGCCATCTCTAGTATTCAAACAAATGGGACGTTATTTTGCTAACCTGAGAGGTAGCTACGGCTACGAACGTTATAAATTTGATGAGCTTTTTTCAGCAGCTATTTTATGGAACACCAATAAGTTTAATTCGTCTCATTCTATCCAGTCAGATTATACGGGACATAAAGGATTCGATTACCGTAAATTAGAAAAGATCTTACAAGAAAAAGTGACAATTGAAAAAACTGTATTTTCTCCTTTTCCTTGGAGTGGCAATTTATTAAACAGTACGGTAATTTGGGTTTGTAGGGTTAATGCTTGA
- a CDS encoding ribonuclease III domain-containing protein, giving the protein MNIDIEAVKKAIAIPDFNQTKLLEIALTHSSYIYENTKLKRQQQDLQEREYRRLAILGDSILGAVVIDYLHENFQDFNQFRLTDCKSKLVSRENAYEFARKLHLRQLCLLGGGEKGKNENEQKDLFGEMFEALLGAIYLNFNRNFSLTRDWLVKHFIANAVDALLTDNSIAEQQLPADSLSAVSNMNPDEATQLLWQMKRKIDSLVDDNEEFQQLLTWVKQKSLAVDSSYQPRKVRAFYFVLVRILGRAFARNLDPARGGAKARQFATNFSRANDIALDLAFNDNPNLSPANVLAFIFALNIEPELKQTLQKLKAEMPDPKEQKEGFERWRQESSQKWLEQLRLAIGHDLQFSNKQKDLLKQYYDANKLLLECIGAANVTREAKEEILESLFLPKES; this is encoded by the coding sequence ATGAATATAGATATCGAGGCTGTTAAAAAAGCGATCGCTATTCCCGACTTTAACCAAACAAAGCTACTTGAAATCGCCCTAACTCATTCCTCCTACATTTACGAAAATACCAAACTGAAACGGCAACAACAAGACTTACAAGAGCGCGAATACAGAAGGCTAGCAATACTAGGCGATTCTATCCTGGGTGCTGTTGTTATCGATTACTTACATGAAAACTTCCAAGATTTTAATCAATTTAGGCTAACTGACTGCAAAAGTAAACTGGTAAGCCGAGAGAATGCTTATGAATTTGCACGAAAATTGCATTTAAGGCAGTTATGTTTGCTTGGTGGAGGCGAGAAAGGGAAAAATGAAAACGAGCAGAAGGATCTCTTTGGTGAGATGTTCGAGGCTTTGTTGGGTGCAATTTACTTGAACTTTAACCGTAATTTTTCTCTTACTCGTGACTGGCTTGTTAAGCACTTCATTGCTAATGCTGTAGACGCGCTATTGACAGATAATTCTATAGCAGAACAACAATTGCCAGCAGACAGTTTATCGGCAGTTAGTAATATGAATCCTGACGAAGCCACTCAACTATTGTGGCAAATGAAACGAAAAATTGATTCCTTAGTTGATGATAATGAGGAATTTCAGCAACTTCTTACCTGGGTAAAACAGAAATCTCTTGCAGTTGATTCTTCTTACCAACCAAGAAAAGTTAGAGCTTTTTACTTTGTCTTAGTCCGTATCCTTGGTCGTGCTTTTGCCCGTAACTTAGATCCTGCTCGTGGAGGTGCAAAAGCTCGTCAGTTTGCCACTAACTTTAGTCGTGCCAATGATATTGCTCTTGACCTTGCCTTTAATGATAATCCAAATCTTTCTCCCGCAAATGTTCTTGCATTTATCTTTGCTCTTAACATTGAACCTGAACTGAAACAAACGCTGCAAAAGCTAAAAGCTGAAATGCCAGATCCAAAGGAACAAAAAGAAGGATTTGAAAGGTGGCGGCAAGAGAGCAGCCAAAAATGGCTTGAGCAATTAAGATTAGCGATCGGTCATGATTTACAGTTCAGTAATAAGCAAAAAGATTTACTTAAACAGTATTATGATGCTAATAAGCTGCTACTGGAGTGTATCGGTGCTGCTAATGTTACCCGAGAAGCGAAAGAGGAAATTTTAGAAAGTTTGTTTTTGCCTAAAGAATCTTAA
- a CDS encoding Imm1 family immunity protein encodes MFVSNLSIENWIDNRDKGEFIENPNWNQIESAIRDLNGKNKTLVTLGADEETYMTIGGGESEKYIVNVTFDNISFTNLVDLSKPEKIEKLVVGGQEGNYPAKLCIDLQTSLLAAKKFAELGQLEQSVSWEEDKPLVVL; translated from the coding sequence ATGTTTGTTTCAAATTTATCAATAGAAAACTGGATTGACAACAGAGATAAAGGGGAATTTATCGAAAATCCCAATTGGAATCAAATAGAATCAGCCATCCGCGACTTAAATGGTAAAAACAAAACTTTAGTCACATTAGGCGCTGATGAGGAAACTTATATGACAATTGGCGGCGGTGAATCAGAAAAATATATTGTTAATGTAACTTTCGATAACATCAGTTTCACTAACTTAGTAGATTTATCAAAACCAGAGAAAATAGAAAAGTTAGTTGTTGGTGGACAAGAGGGAAATTATCCGGCCAAATTATGTATTGATTTACAGACATCTTTGCTAGCTGCTAAAAAATTTGCCGAATTAGGACAACTTGAGCAATCGGTTTCTTGGGAAGAAGATAAACCGTTGGTAGTACTTTAG
- a CDS encoding type I restriction endonuclease subunit R has translation MPETIGVAKAITNLNVAQERLNLRPSDEPNFFTEWYQDLPELTEEEKLVLNRLKNRYLYYAADGFVLEGTVSIIILSPLLELLGLCDSPFKIRGEKFVKVEIENGNTQLEGFIDTLVIKDLFWVVLIEAKQYGFSVLQALPQTLAYMVANPNWETPVFGMILTGEDYIFVKLDRQLGQYALSKKFTLVNPQDNELYDVVRVIKRIMSLGSSL, from the coding sequence ATGCCTGAAACAATTGGAGTTGCTAAAGCGATTACTAATTTAAATGTTGCTCAGGAAAGATTAAATTTAAGACCCAGTGATGAGCCTAATTTTTTTACTGAATGGTATCAGGATTTACCCGAACTGACCGAAGAAGAAAAACTAGTATTAAATCGATTAAAGAATCGCTATCTTTACTATGCCGCTGATGGTTTTGTCTTAGAAGGTACAGTCAGCATTATTATTTTATCTCCTCTATTAGAATTGCTCGGATTATGTGATTCTCCTTTCAAAATTCGGGGAGAAAAATTTGTAAAAGTAGAAATTGAAAACGGCAACACTCAATTAGAGGGGTTTATAGATACTTTAGTAATTAAAGATTTATTTTGGGTTGTATTAATAGAAGCGAAACAATATGGTTTTAGTGTTTTACAAGCATTACCGCAAACTTTAGCTTATATGGTAGCAAATCCTAATTGGGAAACGCCTGTTTTTGGAATGATATTGACTGGTGAAGATTATATTTTTGTTAAGCTCGATCGGCAGTTAGGGCAATATGCTTTGTCAAAAAAGTTTACACTTGTTAACCCGCAAGATAATGAACTTTATGATGTGGTGAGAGTGATTAAGAGAATTATGAGTTTAGGGAGTTCGTTGTAG
- a CDS encoding SGNH/GDSL hydrolase family protein, with amino-acid sequence MKIPAKYWIPSSVLRVLIVTDLTLRFAFGLGSPALVQADPYTGYRFQPNQKIFRFGKRIEYNQYSQRSKPITEKKTPGKLRILMVGDSVLNGGNPTDQSQIITELLEKKLTESQHNAEVLNASSGSWGIGNQLGYLREFGTFNADLVILQIGNHDLTQPTSTSKVVGHHLSFPNQRPLLASEEAWNRYIWPNLAGKLGLNFSPISDPLPPTSSTPDEQFKQNMESLKQIVMLVRSKNIPVFVLYTPNYDDLLPKHQILKYKPEFFRLLKTWKVPVIDIQTAWSNLPPTIVETYYRDWVHLNVPANNAIAKILFDRLCASRQLPSCSLSTHP; translated from the coding sequence ATGAAGATCCCAGCTAAATATTGGATACCCAGTTCTGTATTGCGCGTTTTGATCGTTACTGACTTAACGCTGCGATTTGCTTTTGGCTTAGGTAGTCCTGCCTTAGTGCAAGCAGACCCCTACACTGGTTATCGCTTTCAACCAAATCAAAAAATATTTCGATTTGGTAAACGCATTGAATACAATCAATATTCCCAAAGATCAAAACCTATTACAGAAAAAAAAACACCTGGAAAATTAAGAATATTAATGGTAGGCGACTCAGTTCTCAACGGTGGTAATCCCACAGATCAGAGCCAAATCATCACAGAACTGTTAGAAAAAAAATTAACTGAATCTCAACATAATGCAGAAGTTCTTAATGCTTCTTCTGGTTCCTGGGGCATCGGTAACCAACTAGGATATTTGCGGGAATTTGGCACTTTTAATGCCGATCTAGTTATCCTACAAATTGGTAATCACGATCTTACTCAACCCACCAGTACTAGTAAGGTAGTTGGCCATCATTTATCTTTTCCTAATCAACGACCTTTATTAGCGAGCGAAGAAGCTTGGAATCGTTACATCTGGCCAAATTTAGCTGGGAAATTAGGATTGAATTTTTCTCCTATTAGCGATCCTCTACCTCCCACATCTTCTACTCCAGACGAGCAATTTAAGCAGAATATGGAAAGCTTAAAACAGATAGTAATGTTAGTAAGAAGTAAAAATATTCCCGTGTTTGTTTTATATACGCCAAATTATGATGATTTGTTACCCAAACATCAAATACTAAAGTATAAGCCCGAGTTTTTTAGACTCTTAAAAACTTGGAAAGTTCCCGTGATTGACATTCAAACAGCTTGGTCGAATTTACCACCCACAATAGTAGAAACTTATTATCGAGATTGGGTACACTTAAATGTGCCAGCAAATAATGCGATCGCTAAAATCTTGTTCGATCGATTATGTGCGAGTCGTCAATTACCAAGCTGTTCTTTATCTACCCACCCATGA
- a CDS encoding glycosyltransferase: MKVLHVIPSVSPALGGPTQVVLNLVKSLRGWGVDAEIVTTNDNGATLLDVPLNKKIDYEEVPVWFLPRFSPPLKEYIFSPAITKWLWQNIRNYDILDNHYLFSYASTCAGAIARSQKVPYTVRSMGQLAPWALEQSRLKKQIYSFLIERHNLNCAAAIHCTSPGEVEDVKKLGIKTPTITLPLGVNQPVYWPNAKQIVCETYGIPTATPIVLFLSRLHYKKRPDLLIESLGKLAEQKYDFHLILAGSGETEYLNYLKGLVSSFGLSERTSFPGFVMGKDKELLLQGSDIFVLPSFSENFGIAVAEAMSYGLPPIVTPDIQIAPDVASAKAGLVVAGEIEPLADAIAQLLNSAQQRQNMGENGKSLVKHLYSWSAIASHLKYVYSYIIDKQTIPNHITFP; encoded by the coding sequence GTGAAAGTTTTACACGTGATACCTTCGGTTAGTCCGGCATTGGGTGGCCCTACTCAAGTAGTTTTAAATTTAGTAAAATCTTTGCGGGGATGGGGGGTAGATGCAGAGATCGTTACCACTAATGATAATGGTGCTACTTTGCTAGATGTTCCTTTAAATAAAAAGATAGATTATGAAGAAGTTCCTGTCTGGTTTTTGCCTCGCTTTTCTCCACCATTAAAAGAGTATATTTTTTCCCCAGCTATCACTAAATGGCTTTGGCAAAATATCAGAAACTATGACATTTTAGATAATCATTATCTTTTTTCTTATGCTTCTACTTGTGCTGGCGCGATCGCGCGTTCCCAAAAAGTACCCTATACGGTTCGCTCGATGGGACAACTCGCTCCTTGGGCACTCGAACAAAGCCGGCTGAAAAAGCAAATTTATTCATTTTTAATTGAAAGACACAACTTAAATTGTGCCGCAGCTATTCATTGTACATCCCCAGGAGAAGTAGAAGATGTAAAAAAATTGGGGATTAAAACTCCGACCATTACTTTGCCTTTAGGGGTAAATCAGCCAGTTTACTGGCCAAATGCCAAGCAAATAGTTTGTGAAACTTATGGCATTCCTACCGCAACGCCTATAGTGCTATTTTTATCGCGCCTGCACTACAAAAAACGCCCGGATTTATTAATTGAGTCTCTTGGCAAACTAGCCGAGCAAAAATATGATTTCCATCTGATATTAGCAGGATCGGGAGAAACGGAGTATCTCAATTACTTAAAAGGTTTAGTTTCATCCTTCGGGTTAAGCGAACGAACCAGTTTTCCTGGTTTTGTAATGGGTAAAGATAAGGAATTACTATTACAAGGCTCGGATATCTTCGTATTGCCATCTTTTTCGGAGAATTTCGGAATTGCTGTTGCAGAAGCCATGTCTTATGGATTACCCCCGATCGTCACTCCAGATATCCAAATTGCTCCTGATGTGGCTTCTGCAAAAGCTGGATTAGTTGTAGCAGGGGAAATCGAACCTTTAGCAGATGCGATCGCGCAATTGCTAAACTCTGCCCAACAAAGACAAAATATGGGTGAAAATGGCAAATCTCTAGTCAAACATCTTTACTCTTGGAGCGCGATCGCATCGCACTTAAAATACGTTTATAGCTATATCATCGATAAGCAAACAATTCCCAACCATATTACTTTTCCCTAA
- a CDS encoding YdcF family protein, producing the protein MLDKIKKWQKKRGFSKKLKYLRLSGLAIAIFIMVLITTIPLRLTIAYLQAPQPQAILTLGAWIDRELFTAQFASTRPNLEIWVSSGTPPETASAVFRAFNIPDSRVHIDRRAVDTVTNFTSLIGDFKSRQIRHLYLITSDYHMARAKAIATIILGSQGIAFTTLGVPSQQPAESPLRIARDVGRSIIWVVTGRTGASLNPSLEASR; encoded by the coding sequence GTGTTAGACAAAATAAAAAAATGGCAAAAGAAAAGAGGTTTTAGTAAAAAACTAAAATACCTTCGATTAAGCGGTTTAGCGATCGCAATTTTCATAATGGTGCTAATTACGACCATTCCCCTACGTTTGACGATCGCTTACTTGCAAGCACCTCAACCCCAAGCCATTCTAACCCTCGGTGCTTGGATCGATCGAGAACTGTTCACCGCCCAATTTGCCAGTACCCGTCCTAATTTAGAAATCTGGGTTTCTTCGGGAACGCCTCCGGAAACAGCTAGTGCGGTTTTTCGCGCTTTTAATATTCCAGACAGCAGAGTACATATTGACCGACGCGCAGTCGATACGGTGACCAATTTTACATCTTTAATCGGTGATTTTAAAAGCCGCCAGATTCGACATCTTTACCTAATAACTTCCGATTACCATATGGCCAGAGCGAAAGCGATCGCCACGATCATTCTCGGTAGCCAAGGTATCGCTTTTACCACACTGGGCGTTCCATCCCAACAACCAGCAGAATCCCCCCTTCGGATCGCTCGCGATGTTGGCCGTTCCATCATTTGGGTCGTCACGGGTCGTACTGGTGCCAGCCTGAATCCCAGCTTGGAGGCTTCTCGATGA